Genomic DNA from bacterium:
ATATCCAGAACAGTAGGATAACATTTTATCCCCTCGACTTCTTTTAATTGCGGATGAACCGGATAGACCTTCATCCCTTTCAGGGTGAGGTCTTTTAAAATTCGGTAAGCATATTTGGATTCGTTCTTGAAAGAACCCACCACCGCAAAATTCTTTTGAGACAAAAGCTCTTTAATCAGATCCTGCAATCTCCCCTTCCTTTCGCTATTAAAGCGGCCCTTTTAAGAGATGAATATCATCAATCCAGGCCGTGCCCTTACCATTGACCACCAAATTGAGTTTCACATTGTCGGGGTTTTCTCCCTTCTTCAAGAAGAAGGGGGTCTCTTCTGTGGTCCAATCGGTGGTGCCGGTCAGAGGCGTCTGAAGACCGCGAGAGAAGAACTCTCCCTGGCCGGAAAAGTGGCACCACATCTCCAGGTAGACCTGGCCTTCTACACCTTCGGTGCGGACTTTAGCCTGGTAAATCAGACAAGCATTCTCGACTTCTACGTCACCTGTCTCAAATAACCGGACTACGGTAGGCTCTGTGGCGATGATTTGCAAAGAGCCGTTACCATCGCTTGAAATCCCCTTATCGATCTGAACGCCCGACTGGGTAATAATTCCCTCCAGGCTGTCAATGGGAAAGTGTTTCAGCTCGGTAACATCCTTTGACGGCTGCTGACTACAACCGACTACTAAAAGAACCATCGCTGTCCACTTCAATAAAGCTAAGGGTTTCTTGCTCATATTTTCAACCTCCTTTCTTAAATCAGCCGATTTCGGCTAACTCAATTCGTAACCGTTCAGCCACAGATGCACACAGATGAAACACGGAAAATCCGTGAGCCGTGTCCGTGATTCGGGTCTGTCCTTAGGCTGTAGGGACAACCCTTGTGGTTGTCCGTCTACGGAACGGACATGGACAAGCACGGACAGGGACAAGCCCTGTCCCTACACTTCCGCCTTCTGTCCTGTGTTATTTATCCGTGCTAATCCGTGCAGCTATACCTGAACGGTTACCTCAATTCGATAGTCTTCGATCACCGGATTGGCTAAAAGCCGGTCGCACATCTCCTTGACTTCTTCCTCTGCCTTAGCCTGGCCAGAGGAGTTAAGCTTGAGTTCAAGATATTTACCAAACCGGACCTCGGCTACGCCAGCATAGCCCATTGAGTCCAGGGCATGCTTTACGGTTACCCCCTGGGGATCAAGCAGACCTTGCTTTAAGGTAATATAGATTTTTGCCAGATACATTTAATCTCCCTTTCCTCATAGCCAATAGCCAATAGGGCATTCTTCCCTAT
This window encodes:
- the purS gene encoding phosphoribosylformylglycinamidine synthase subunit PurS: MYLAKIYITLKQGLLDPQGVTVKHALDSMGYAGVAEVRFGKYLELKLNSSGQAKAEEEVKEMCDRLLANPVIEDYRIEVTVQV